Proteins encoded in a region of the Vicia villosa cultivar HV-30 ecotype Madison, WI linkage group LG5, Vvil1.0, whole genome shotgun sequence genome:
- the LOC131602362 gene encoding basic leucine zipper 34-like, with amino-acid sequence MAQLPPKVPTPNMTQPWPEFSPHQKMPNLKAISPLNASNFSNSQQNPSWVDEFLDFSSTRRGAHRRSASDSVTFIEASMMEHCRGRDGGNEFERFDDEQLMSMFGVDEVSGKNMMQPPARAVAATLSSNSNPSTPSDNNSINDEKEDEEDEKHHQQKQLKHESDEDEFDECKQDIARVVNDDEDDTNGNTATYSSQKITDPKRVKRILANRQSAQRSRVRKLQYISELERSVTSLQAEVSVLSPRVAFLDHQRLLLNVDNSALKQRIAALAQDKIFKDAHQEALKREIERLRQVYHQQNIKNNATTVVSPSPSPKPPCDNDTHIENEHLINV; translated from the exons ATGGCTCAATTGCCACCCAAAGTTCCAACTCCAAACATGACACAACCTTGGCCTGAATTTTCTCCTCATCAAAAAATGCCTAACCTTAAAGCTATTTCACCACTCAATGCTTCAAACTTTTCCAACAGTCAACAGAACCCTTCATGGGTGGACGAATTTCTCGACTTCTCGTCCACCAGACGGGGGGCTCACAGACGGTCGGCGAGTGATTCTGTGACTTTCATCGAGGCGTCAATGATGGAGCATTGTCGCGGTAGAGACGGGGGCAACGAGTTTGAAAGGTTTGATGATGAGCAACTGATGTCTATGTTTGGTGTGGATGAGGTTTCTGGGAAAAACATGATGCAGCCGCCAGCAAGAGCAGTAGCGGCTACATTGTCCTCTAACTCAAACccttcaactccttctgataataaCAGCATCAACGATGAAAAAGAGGATGAGGAGGATGAAAAGCATCACCAACAGAAACAATTGAAGCATGAATCTGATGAGGATGAATTCGACGAATGCAAACAGGATATTGCACGAGTCGTCAATGATGATGAGGATGATACTAATGGGAACACAGCAACTTATTCAAGTCAGAAAATTACTGACCCCAAGAGGGTCAAAAG AATCTTGGCAAATAGACAATCTGCACAGAGATCAAGAGTGAGGAAACTGCAATACATATCAGAGCTTGAGAGAAGTGTGACTTCATTACAG GCAGAAGTATCAGTACTGTCACCACGAGTTGCATTTCTGGATCATCAGAGGTTGCTTCTAAATGTTGATAACAGTGCTCTCAAGCAAAGAATCGCAGCTCTTGCCCAAGACAAAATCTTCAAAGATG CTCATCAAGAGGCCCTGAAGAGGGAGATAGAGAGGCTGAGACAAGTGTATCACCAACAAAACATCAAGAATAATGCTACAACAGTAGTGTCACCATCTCCATCACCTAAACCACCTTGTGATAATGATACTCACATTGAAAATGAACATCTTATCAATGTCTGA
- the LOC131602361 gene encoding uncharacterized protein LOC131602361, which produces MTNPIADVPNETLNPEEEAPQTPHTNPQPSQALENPQIDNISTNPNPDHDTLMEDPNHPQIADDPEPDVPTPATTARRGNKRKKTGSKRTAIQKKRFEEKCQTILETLKPIPFKPAKALDFDSHQSLLERLGLWGFVHIEFDSVIRTDLLAQLIVSYSPTGRCSYVNDIKVMVNRAELGRALKLPKKNPASAVPVIAVDEVDKEDIDFLNQLVSNWMLLHDDTFIMTKDIMQPINFVKDGTFEKVDWAGLIWSMLEKELKAPNPANCYYASHLQHLIKSQHKELLEETPVEGEGEEGVAKDEEEEGEAKDEEEEEEVAVIRDEVDGSGDVRMGGVEESKVRELDESNTELSLKQEDNVETLSVEKQQGDEEQIMDFEQSKEEEQEMWLFDQKNCVGEPSLRPCQNSDLKGLVNYRQVKEDVEEEGQEQEEEEEDEDAEEDEHEGGFRLSPKFPMEGLTSGAESPIQGMEAQNPFSSGIDLHDNSVGDFLSARDDPQMITGSSLFGNGHKREIDLDNHNYHHTLNGSNKRLRNDSPWSSKPLDFEGCMEQMEHWMGKARMMYASKDQAIEESSMNQQVLLEELQRRDSMIEHLHKAKMEETQKRQIEVYRLEKELYMMQSLVEGYRKAVKETQKAFADYRARCPQADEPLYKDVPGSGGLVLSVTELEKERLKKEEEERIRLRELFRDFEKNCKDIEAKWMGEMGVLEKHLNRVESLGNQLQALDEKVKHLKEVYAKLKIPLETTPLSEAEAT; this is translated from the coding sequence ATGACCAACCCAATCGCCGATGTTCCCAACGAAACCCTAAACCCTGAAGAAGAAGCACCACAGACTCCACACACCAATCCTCAACCCTCTCAAGCCCTCGAAAACCCTCAAATCGACAACATTTCCACAAACCCTAATCCAGATCACGACACACTCATGGAGGATCCAAATCATCCCCAAATCGCCGATGATCCTGAGCCCGACGTTCCAACCCCTGCAACCACCGCTCGCCGTGGAAACAAGCGGAAGAAAACTGGGTCGAAGCGAACTGCAATCCAGAAAAAACGATTCGAGGAGAAATGTCAGACTATTCTCGAAACCCTAAAACCCATTCCTTTCAAACCTGCTAAAGCTCTCGACTTTGACAGCCACCAGAGCCTTCTGGAGCGTCTGGGGTTATGGGGTTTTGTCCACATCGAGTTTGATTCTGTTATTCGCACTGATCTACTCGCTCAGCTTATTGTTAGCTATAGCCCTACCGGAAGGTGCAGTTATGTTAATGATATCAAGGTGATGGTGAACCGCGCTGAACTTGGTCGTGCTCTCAAGCTTCCGAAGAAGAATCCGGCTAGTGCTGTCCCTGTCATTGCTGTTGATGAAGTTGACAAAGAGGATATTGATTTCCTTAATCAATTGGTGTCAAACTGGATGCTTTTGCATGATGATACATTCATCATGACAAAGGATATTATGCAGCCGATTAACTTTGTCAAGGATGGGACTTTCGAAAAGGTTGACTGGGCAGGACTGATATGGAGCATGTTAGAGAAGGAATTGAAGGCACCTAATCCTGCAAACTGTTATTATGCCTCACATTTGCAGCATTTGATTAAGTCTCAGCACAAGGAGCTGTTGGAGGAAACTCCGGTGGAGGGTGAAGGAGAAGAGGGTGTGGCAAAGGATGAGGAGGAAGAGGGTGAGGCAAAAgatgaggaggaagaagaagaggtgGCGGTGATAAGGGATGAGGTGGATGGGAGTGGTGATGTGAGAATGGGTGGGGTTGAAGAGAGTAAGGTTCGTGAGTTGGACGAATCCAATACTGAGTTGAGTTTGAAGCAGGAGGATAATGTTGAGACTTTATCGGTGGAAAAACAGCAGGGTGACGAGGAACAAATAATGGATTTTGAGCAGTCTAAGGAAGAAGAACAGGAGATGTGGCTTTTCGATCAGAAGAACTGTGTGGGGGAGCCCTCTTTGAGGCCATGTCAAAATAGTGATTTGAAGGGTTTGGTGAACTATCGCCAAGTGAAAGAGGATGTGGAAGAAGAAGGGCAGGAACAAGAGGAGGAAGAAGAGGATGAAGAtgctgaagaagatgaacatgaggGTGGGTTCCGATTGTCACCCAAGTTTCCTATGGAGGGGTTAACTTCTGGGGCCGAGAGTCCAATTCAAGGGATGGAAGCACAGAATCCTTTTAGTTCTGGGATTGATCTGCATGATAACTCAGTAGGAGATTTCCTCTCTGCAAGGGATGATCCTCAAATGATTACTGGGTCATCACTTTTTGGTAATGGACACAAGAGAGAGATTGATCTGGATAATCATAACTACCATCACACTCTAAATGGAAGTAACAAGCGATTGAGAAATGATAGCCCATGGAGTTCTAAGCCACTTGACTTTGAAGGTTGCATGGAACAGATGGAACATTGGATGGGGAAAGCTAGAATGATGTATGCATCGAAAGATCAGGCTATTGAAGAATCTTCAATGAATCAGCAAGTTTTGCTTGAAGAGTTACAGAGGCGGGATAGCATGATTGAGCATTTGCATAAAGCAAAGATGGAAGAGACTCAGAAAAGACAGATTGAGGTATATCGGCTTGAGAAGGAACTTTATATGATGCAAAGCCTTGTGGAAGGCTACCGAAAAGCCGTGAAAGAAACACAAAAGGCTTTTGCTGATTATAGAGCACGTTGTCCACAAGCTGATGAGCCACTTTACAAAGATGTTCCTGGGTCTGGCGGCCTTGTTTTGAGTGTGACGGAACTAGAGAAGGAACGCCTgaagaaggaagaagaggaaAGGATAAGGTTGAGAGAACTTTTTAGAGATTTTGAAAAGAACTGTAAAGATATTGAAGCGAAGTGGATGGGGGAGATGGGTGTACTGGAAAAACATCTAAACAGAGTTGAATCCCTAGGTAACCAATTGCAGGCTCTCGATGAGAAAGTAAAACATTTGAAGGAAGTGTACGCAAAACTCAAGATTCCTCTTGAGACCACTCCACTAAGTGAAGCAGAAGCTACTTAG